The following DNA comes from Carassius carassius chromosome 41, fCarCar2.1, whole genome shotgun sequence.
gaccttcagcctgaAGCTACGCGAGACTAACCTCTAACTGTTCTTTTTGCTTTTGTGCAACACATAAAATTTTAtatgttttacacattttatgtttAGGAGTGTTTTAACAATTATTGCTGCGTTCAAGTCCTCCTGAACGCAGTTGACAAGTCGTAATTACGACGTTGGGTGCATTCAGGTCAGTTTAGTCAGCACAAGATAGCGGAGTACCTTCTTTTAAcaaattacaagaaaatacaacaggGTTTGTTAACTCTCCTTATAGAAAATGAAAAGCAAAGAATTTGCATCAGGTGTGTTTtgcgtttttaatttttttaaataatttataaagccACTTTAATCTGTAtcacataaaaatgtattaattgttaTATTGCAATCCTGTCTATCAATTTCAACTAAAAAATTACCATCAACAACAGATGTTGCATCCATCGTTCAATCGATTATGTCATGTTTCTCATTTTCATGCCCCCAACTCGGAACGAGTCAttaatctggctcggctcggtgttcatcttcagttctctcttcacagcagttcagtcagtgtactgtttgagtaaatgaatttctccgggatattggtttgtttgaactcagagggagtgttagccacattaaacaagttaacagcttaagtcatttgtggattaatgagtATTGAAGACGTgaactgtttaaaatgattcagttcgatttggtgaactggttcaaaaagatccggttacattgaatgattctttggtgaaccggatatgacaaactgctttgttttgaactctctcacaacagacacggaagagaagacaatgctgaataaagtcgtagtttttgctatttttagaccaaaatgtattttcgatgcttcaaaaaattctaactgaccctctgatgtcacatggactactttgatgtttttcttacctttctggacatgaacagtataccgtacacacagtttcaatggagggactgagacctctcggactaaatctaaaatatcttaaactctgttccgaagatcTATAGAGGTCTTACtcgtttggaacgacatgagggtgagttattaatgacataattttcatttttgggtgaaccaaccctttaagtcatttgtggattaatgtgtattggagacgcgaaccgtttaaaacgattcagttcgatttggtgaactggttcaaaaagatccggttacatcgaatgattcgatGTAATTCGATGATTCGatgaaactgctttgttttgaaatctCTCATTTAGATCAGTAGTACGATCGTTTTcacgaacttcttaggcttaaTAAACTTTTGAGAAACGCAGCCATAGTCTAgttcctgtggtggcaaagctgaatctaCATCAACATCTACATTAATTGTGCTGTTTAAGGTTTTATTCTCCAGGATTGactgatgaataaaaataaaaagaacagcatacaaaataatttatgttgtttatattttattaagtctaatatcactttttatcaaataaacattGCTGAAAGTAGCcttaattattttcaaataaataaataaataataaaactctattgaccccaaacttttaaacggcaTGCCGGTCTCGCTGATGCAGACTTGTCTTGACATGTTTATGGCTCCAGCCTTCGTACTAAAGTCCTGTGATAAGAGGGAAGATGAGGATTGTGGCCAACCTTTTGATCTTACTCAAGAAACAGAACTTTGAGGTTAAAAGGAATAAATGTGCTGTGATCAGGAGTAAAAAAAAGTCCATATCCTCCTGTCTTTCCATTAAATAGGCCTATGAAGATAATCATGTTGGTTTTTTTCTTAACCTGCATCATGAGTGACAGGACAGCATCGGAAACTTTGTGGGTAAAAGCATCACCATCATATTCTTTCGGTTTCTGCATGGTGTGCTATAAAAAGGCAGGCCGGCCAGAGTGAGTAACAGATATCTGGTAAGTGATGTATGATTTATTTACCTATACAGTAAGACTTGAAAATTTCTTGTAGTGGCAGAAAACAAGTAAATTTGATAGAAATTTACTAACATATAGTCTACCTAAATTTTCTTGCCAAATAATTACAAACTCATAAACGATTGGATAGAAATGATTGATTCTGGCGGTATGTTAATGAATACTAAAGCTCACTAATCTAATTTGTTCAGTGTGGTTGAATCTTGAGTCTGTGtgggaaaatatttattgcagAATATAGGAGCCTTCATATGATTATAACCAAAAAGGGACAGTTATAGATGGAATAGCCTTTATCCATCTTCTTCGTCTCTTCAGTCAATTAAACTGTACCAATTGCACTCTTAAATATAACCTAGCAGTTAAATAAAGCCCTGGACCACTTTTaaccatttttcattttcaggGTGAGTATTGGTCATTTTTATGCCAGTGCCCGAGTATAGCCTATCATTTTTATAGCTTGAATTAGTCTGTGATTTATAATGTTATAGTGTTTAAACAGTTTTATTATGCTGCCAACATTTCTTCTTTTGCACATTGCTTCTGTTCTTCGATAGGTTTCACTTTCCACTTAACGCAAGAGAAAGTGCGCTTCTGGCTCGCTCAGGTCAAAATGTTGAAAAACTTTAGCCTGTGCAAATACTGTGAGTATAAGAgggacttttttaaaaaaaatttcacttGAATTAGCTTAGGCAGCAGTTATCAAGGAACAAAGTAGCCTAGGCTATGTTCAATGTTGAATCCTTTTTCTTTTACACAAAACTTTTGAGAAACATCCCTTATATTAAGGAGCCTAATagcaaatcattttttttcatgtcaAAACTACACATACCGTCGTAGAGAAACCTCACCAAATTTTGCTAAATTAGCAAAATTTATTTAACGTTTAAATTCATTTtcaatttatcttaattttttttgtacgatcaaaatcaaaatcaagtTCAAGATCAAAAATTCATATTAACACATGAATTGTGccgtattttttatttgaaaaaattagctacagacatttatttaattgtaaacaaGACTCAAATAGCCTACAATAAGTAGTTAAAAATACGCGGGAAAAAGGcatacctaatatatatatatatatatatatatatatatatatatatatatgtatatatgtatatatatacatatatatatatatatatatatatatatatatatatatatatagctaactAAACGATAGGCTGCTTCATCCTGCATTTAGTGATCATTTTGAGTGAGATTTTCgattaaaaaaattcacatttcaaATGCTGTTTAATTATTAAAGCTTAGGTGCTGTATGTATTTTTTGACTCTACTAGATCATTAAAATACAAAAGTGTGCATAAAAAAGTGTGCGTTCTGCGCTGGGAATGTCTGTAGTTGTTTTGGGTTGTGTtacccgcccactgccagtttacccactTGTTTTTTGACTCCCCGGGTTGCCAGATGGTGGAAAACACCGCGTTTTAATTTCATTCTTCATCAAGTGCACTTGTTCCTGTTGCtgtcgtcaatctggcaacctgtgtgcgtcaagtctgaggaggtgGGGCCGggtaaaaaaaaaccctctccaatattttgaaattggactgcaatacctagtttaACCTCTCGGTGTCagtcctacatacagcacctttaaaaggTTTTGAGTGTAGgctttaagtaaaaaaaagacatttcaaacaTAACTTCAAACAactgatttatttttacattttacactgCAACATCTGTTTTCAACCGTATCTGCAGTGCTGGCACTGATCTTGGGTTTCACCTACCATGCTGGAGGAAATATGGAAGAAGATCCCCTTTTCAAATGCTTACAAGACTCTGATTATGATTACCTTCGGAAGCTAACAGAACAAGGTCTGCCTCCAGCGAAGTACCCTCAGCATGTGATAGTCATCGGAGCAGGTGCTGCTGGACTCACTGCTGCCAAGTTCCTGGAGGATGCGGGACATAAGGTCTCATAACACTATGAGCACAAAGCAACATTTAACACTAACACCATAACAGACTAATGAAAACAGGAAATACAGATAGGACAAGCTTTCTAAACACATCTAAACTAAAGGAAACAATGGCTGGTGCAAATCATGTCTCTATTAATTACAAGAGACTATTAGAGATAATTGCTTAAAGCACAAGCAATGTTTTCCTCATTTCTTCACATTTGAAAAGACTGAAAGAAGTTAGTTCCAGTTATGTATTAGTTATCTATATTGCCTGTTTAAACATTTCAGACACCAAACTGTACAGTCACATCATAGCCTTGGTTACACTTGTTTAAACCACTTCCATATGAGATGCATGATGCGGCCTAACATAATAACTTTTTGCTAGTTCCAAATGGACGCTTCCAATCTCATGACCTGGCTTTCCCCAACTTATACAGCGCATTAAGAAATCAGCCATTTTTAGGAAAAGAAAATGACAGTAATCAAGATTATATACAGTGGATGAAGCAGAGAAAATCCCTAAAAATGTTTCTTGGAGCACTGCATGATTCAATTTTATTAAAGGTCCTTTCCGTAGAATCACGTCTACTTTTTGTTTAATGTCTGTATTATAAgtcattgtgataatatttcaaataatgtaGCTCTGTTGTCGTCTGcttttgcctgttttttttttctctgctctTAAGGTGACGATTATTGAGGCAAGTGACCGCATAGGTGGAAGAATTCTAACACATAGGGATGAAGAGGGCTGGTATGCAGAACTTGGTGCCATGAGGATCCCAAGTTTCCACAGGTAAATTCTTTTTAATCTCTATTCATGAGAGTCAACTTCTATTTCATGTTCACCTCATGTAACTTTCTGAGGGTAGACAGTACAGTAATATGTGTGAAACTGTGTATTACAGCTAGATTAACATGCAGCAATTTACTTGATAGAGTCTTTCACAATGAATAACATTAGTCAGATAAGAGGAAATCCAAAATGTGAAACTGACATAATCAAAGACGGTGAATCTGCAGGCCACAACTTAATCAACTTGTTGTCCATGATATCACTTTCAAGCATTCTCATGACTTTTGCAACAAAGCTGGGCCTGCCGTTTGGACCCTTTAAACAGGACGACGACAACACTTATTATTTCATAAATGGATTTCGCTATAAAACCTACACTGTAAAGCAGAATCCAGATGTTCTGAACTACCCTGTGTATGACTGGGAGAAGGGCAAAAGTGCCAGAGAACTGTTTGACAAGGCTTTGGGCAAGGTGAGTGGAAAACATTCTGTGTATTCAAAAACACGTGTATCTGGCCAgccaaatgtttatttaaagggAGAATGAATGaggtttattaatcatttttctGGTAAAATTAATGAAGTGTATTCAGaataattaaatattgtaaaacaatGGATATTTTCCCACTCATCttgcttttattgtttatttgctaatatattttattgttcctTTCTTTCTTGGATCTTTGTTAGTTAAAAGATGATCTGCAGAGAATGGGCTGTGAGAAGATGTTAAACAAATATGATTCATACTCAGTTAAGGTAAAACATCTGTAATATCTCATCAGATTTAATTAGCATTTACAATAGCTTAAAAATATATGGGTTAGTTTAAATATGAGTACTAATGGCAGGATGTCTCTAAATCCAATCTGTTAACAGGAGTATTTAGTGAACGTGGGAAATTTGAGCAGAGGGGCTTTGCGGATGATTGGTGATATCCTGAATGAGAACAGCTTCTTCTACACGGCCCTCACTGAGATGCTCTACATCCAGTGTGATATAAGTGACAATGAAACGTAAGTTATTATGGTTAACTAAAATTAATGTCCACTATAGGCTATCATTCAAATTTCGTTTTTCTTGtacactcaccaaggctgcatttatttgatcaaaatacagtaaaaacactaatattgtgaagtattattgcaattgaaaataaatattttctatttggatatatttcaaaatctAATTTATGTCTGTGatggccaagctgaattttcagcatcattacagtcttcagtgtcacatgatccttcagaaatcattctaatatgctgatttagtgctcaagaaccATTCAGTATTGAAAACAGCTAtgctgctgaatttttttttttttcgtggaaatcatgacacttttttttttttcaggatttttttttccaggatttttcAGCATGTCTTTACTGTTGTTtttaatcaattgaatgcatcctttctaatatgaaagtattcatttctttaaagcaAACATCAGACTCCAGACTGGTAGTACATGTATATATCAGCTAGAAAATCAAAATGGTTTCAAACATATTAAAAATGTCTACATCAATAATCTTTTTCAGGTATTATGAATTTGAAGATGGCTTTGAATCATTCCCTAAAGCGTTCTACACTGTGCTAAATGGCACAATTCTTAAGAACTCAAAAGTCCAGGCCATCAGTCAAATGCAGGACAACGTGACAGTTTTGTACGAAGACAGGCGTAACCACGGCACCCTGACAAGCATTACTGCTGATTATGTGTTGGTGACGGCCACAGCCAAAGCAACGCTCCTCATTGACTTTAAACCTCCTCTGTCGGCTGAAAAGATGGAAGCACTGCGAGCGCTGCACTATTCCAGCTCCACAAAAGTAGTGCTGAGTTTCAGCAAAAAGTTCTGGAAGGATGATGGCATTCAGGGAGGGAAAAGCATCACAGATCTGCCATCACGTTTCATTCACTACCCAAGTCATAATTTCTCTGGTATATCAGGCGGGGCTGTGTTGGCTTCTTACACCTCCTCTGATGATGCTGCATTTCTACAGACTATCAATGAAGAGGACTTGAAGGATCTGGTGTTGAGTGACCTGGTGAAGATCCATGGAGAACACATCCGCCAGCTCTACACCGGGGGTGTTGTGAAAAAGTGGGGAATGGATCCTTACAGCCACGGCGCCTTTGCCATCTTCACTCCATTCCAGATGAGAGACTATAGTATGTCTATAGTCCAGAACGAGGGGAGGATTTACTTTGCAGGAGAGCACACGGCCAGACCTCATGGCTGGATTGAAACCGCCATGAAATCTGCTCTGAGAGCttcagataaaataaataacaatgcaAAGTAAAAAACAAATCATGATCAACCATCAACTTTGCcagactttatttaaaaaataaaaaaaatggattgTGGTTGGCATTTTGGAAgtgtttgatattttattaaatagtatGTGAATATACTATCAGGGATCTTCTAAGCACTTTTGCAAGAATATTGATGTTCAATACAATACAATGTAgcctattattattcattattctgAATTGCTAACTGTCAACATATTATGTAACAATGCACCTAAACTACAAAAAGGACaattattcagtttttttaatttaattaaatttaattatttaagatTACTGAAATTGTATTACATTATTGATAATTCTGGTACTGGTACTGTCTATGATTTACACAGCCACTTTTATTATTAACAGCATTAATAATATCTATTTTCTTCAACTGAAATGAAATTGTATAACCTCTGTTATACATTTACAAGTTAAGTAAATTGTaagaaattttaaaatgttacatagATTAATAATATTcggtatttgttaaaaaatattttgtctttttattatataCTAAACAATTTGTAAAACATAAATTAaggaaaaaataattatgaatcaTCCTCTGTTTCTATAAAATAAGTCTGAATAAACAAAACGAtgggttttttctttttcttcagttTCACCGTGTCTGTGACCGATTATTACTGAGCTTTAATTACTGATTTTTGCACTGTTTAAATTGGTACTGCCTTGAATTAttgttttggaataaatgtaaagatGCTTAAAACAACTTGATGAGAGTTGCTCTATTACAAGTATTTAAGTATTCTGGTATATGTAAATAACTGAATCGATTATTAGTATATTTTACATGGCAGCATTAGAACATCCGGGTGATTCCAGTGTCCTTGTGTTGATGGTGAGAATCATGGCGGCTCTCGTCAGGATAAGTTCTGTTTGCTGCAGAGGTATCAGTCGTAAGTTTGAGTGTTTTTCCTGCTTTTGTTGTCAGATCCTCATTCTGCATCACACTTGTTTAGCTTCAAGgtcatatgtaaatatata
Coding sequences within:
- the LOC132123061 gene encoding L-amino-acid oxidase-like encodes the protein VSAVLALILGFTYHAGGNMEEDPLFKCLQDSDYDYLRKLTEQGLPPAKYPQHVIVIGAGAAGLTAAKFLEDAGHKVTIIEASDRIGGRILTHRDEEGWYAELGAMRIPSFHSILMTFATKLGLPFGPFKQDDDNTYYFINGFRYKTYTVKQNPDVLNYPVYDWEKGKSARELFDKALGKLKDDLQRMGCEKMLNKYDSYSVKEYLVNVGNLSRGALRMIGDILNENSFFYTALTEMLYIQCDISDNETYYEFEDGFESFPKAFYTVLNGTILKNSKVQAISQMQDNVTVLYEDRRNHGTLTSITADYVLVTATAKATLLIDFKPPLSAEKMEALRALHYSSSTKVVLSFSKKFWKDDGIQGGKSITDLPSRFIHYPSHNFSGISGGAVLASYTSSDDAAFLQTINEEDLKDLVLSDLVKIHGEHIRQLYTGGVVKKWGMDPYSHGAFAIFTPFQMRDYSMSIVQNEGRIYFAGEHTARPHGWIETAMKSALRASDKINNNAK